CAGACGACAGCGGACGAATTGTTCGATTTCATTGCCGATCTTGTCGGCGAAGCAGCCGGCGGCAATAAGCCCTTCTATTTAGGTCATACCTTTTCCTTCGGCGTGGCGCAGCACGACGTCGGCGACGCCCGGTTTTTGCAGTGGTCGAAGGAAATTACCGTCGCCGGAGCCGAAGGCCGCATGGTCAACGACATGCTTCGCCAGGCCTTGGTGCGAAAGGGCCTGGACGACATCATTCCCGTAGCGCTGCTCAACGATACGACGGCCTTGCTGCTGGCGGCGGGATATCAGCACGGCCAGTCCCAGGTCGGCATCATCTGCGGGACGGGGTTTAATATGTGCTATTACGAGCCGCGCTGGGATATGATCGTGAGCCTGGAAGCCGGCGGATACGACGGCATGGCCCGGACGAACTGGGATATTGCCGTAGACGAAGCGTCGCAGCAGCCGGGATACCATCAGCTGGAAAAGATGGTCAGCGGCGCCTATCTGAGCGAAATATACCGCCGCGTCGCCATGGAGTATTTGGAGGCCGAATCCATGCCGCCCTTTACGACGGAGGCGATGAATCATATCGTGGCGAACGACAGCCTGGCCGAAGGGCGGCTGCTCATGGGGCGCGTGTGGAAGCGGATCGTCGCCCTGCAGGACGTCAAGCCCCTGCGCAGCATCGGTGCGGCGGTCTTCGTGCGTTCGGCCCAGCTGACAGGGGCGTCCTGCTTCGGCGTGCTCCGCCATTTGTATCCCGACGGCGCGATTCCCGCCCAGACCATCGCCGTAGAAGGCAGCGTCCTAGAGCATGTGCGGGGCAGCTTATTCATGCTGGAAGACGCCCTGCACATCTGCCAGGCCGGCTTTGCCCGAGGGAAAAAGATCGAGGCGTCGCCCGTTTTGGTTAAGGACGGTCCTTCTGTCGGTGCGGCCATCGCCGCGGCTATGGCTGCCCATCATTAGCCGGGCAGGCCGGCTTCCGGCCTAAATCGCGGAGCATTTCCATATCGGCAGACTGGTCGTTTCCCTTCGTCGTCAAGTAGCCGCCGATCATGAGGCCGTTGAGTCCCCCTGTCAGGGCGAAGGGCTGGAGGGAGCGCAGGTTTACTTCCCTGCCGCCGGCAGTGCGGATCAGGGCCTGCGGCAGGATGAAGCGGAATACGGCGAAGGCCCGCAGTATTTCAAGGGGCGGAAGCTGCGGCGCATGGGCCAGCGGCGTTCCCTGAATGGGCGTGAGGATGTTCAGGGGAATGGAGCGGATGCCGAGCCGTTTCAGCGTAAAGGCCACTTCTACGCGCTGCCGCGGCGATTCGCCCAATCCCAATATGCCGCCGGAGCAGACGGAGACC
This region of Megasphaera stantonii genomic DNA includes:
- a CDS encoding hexokinase, yielding MSREVTDWMNIAQCFYWSNERLLQFSQQFSAEIERVLAGQPSSLQAVKSYLALPTGREQGTYLALDFGGTNVRVSRIRLLGHHCFIVEKKVSRPLKKDGEYNYMTAQTTADELFDFIADLVGEAAGGNKPFYLGHTFSFGVAQHDVGDARFLQWSKEITVAGAEGRMVNDMLRQALVRKGLDDIIPVALLNDTTALLLAAGYQHGQSQVGIICGTGFNMCYYEPRWDMIVSLEAGGYDGMARTNWDIAVDEASQQPGYHQLEKMVSGAYLSEIYRRVAMEYLEAESMPPFTTEAMNHIVANDSLAEGRLLMGRVWKRIVALQDVKPLRSIGAAVFVRSAQLTGASCFGVLRHLYPDGAIPAQTIAVEGSVLEHVRGSLFMLEDALHICQAGFARGKKIEASPVLVKDGPSVGAAIAAAMAAHH